The proteins below come from a single Plantactinospora sp. KBS50 genomic window:
- a CDS encoding ferric reductase-like transmembrane domain-containing protein, with protein MTYQQTGRRSEAAPRAGGWSASPDGWAAGADGWPAAPGGWSTAGDGSPARVGGSPAPAGGRSGPGVGPPPARRGATGPRLAVAVFWLGLVVSVLPWWYQTADGALDTTTARITAAGRISGLLAGYLLLVQVLLASRLPLLERLAGAERLGRWHRDVGATLLVALLSHVSLILVGYARLQQAGLLDELTVLLRDHEDMLSAFAAAGILVVLGLTAVRAIRTALPYELWHRLHMGSYLVLLLGYGHQFAGGQQLFRPGPARTWWIALYLMVLAALLWGRVIAPVRFNLRHRLRVADVVAEGPEAVSVYVTGRRLDRLRHLGGQFLRWRFLAPARGRSRTRTRSRPPATGSGYGSPSRWWAGTAPPCGGCVRAPGSGRPARPAASPRRTGGATGPC; from the coding sequence GTGACGTACCAGCAGACCGGCCGCCGGTCCGAGGCAGCGCCCCGGGCCGGCGGCTGGTCCGCGTCCCCGGACGGCTGGGCGGCCGGCGCCGACGGCTGGCCGGCCGCCCCGGGCGGCTGGTCGACCGCGGGCGACGGCTCGCCCGCTCGCGTCGGTGGCTCGCCCGCTCCCGCCGGGGGCCGGTCCGGGCCGGGCGTCGGGCCGCCGCCGGCCCGGCGGGGCGCCACCGGGCCGCGGCTGGCCGTCGCGGTGTTCTGGCTGGGCCTGGTGGTCAGCGTGCTGCCCTGGTGGTACCAGACCGCCGACGGCGCGTTGGACACCACCACCGCCCGGATCACCGCGGCCGGGCGGATCAGCGGCCTGCTGGCCGGGTATCTGCTGCTGGTCCAGGTGCTGCTGGCCAGCCGGCTGCCGCTGCTGGAGCGGCTGGCCGGGGCCGAGCGGTTGGGCCGCTGGCACCGGGACGTCGGCGCCACGCTGCTGGTGGCGCTGCTGTCACACGTCTCGCTGATCCTCGTCGGCTACGCCCGGCTGCAACAGGCCGGCCTGCTCGACGAGCTGACGGTGCTGCTGCGCGACCACGAGGACATGCTCTCGGCGTTCGCGGCGGCCGGCATCCTGGTGGTGCTCGGCCTGACCGCGGTACGGGCCATCCGCACGGCCCTGCCCTACGAGCTGTGGCACCGCCTGCACATGGGCAGCTATCTGGTGCTGCTGCTCGGCTACGGGCACCAGTTCGCCGGCGGCCAGCAGCTCTTCCGGCCCGGCCCGGCCCGGACCTGGTGGATCGCCCTCTACCTGATGGTGCTGGCGGCCCTGCTCTGGGGCCGGGTGATCGCCCCGGTGCGGTTCAACCTGCGGCACCGGCTCCGGGTCGCCGACGTGGTCGCGGAGGGTCCGGAGGCGGTCTCGGTGTACGTCACCGGCCGCCGGCTCGACCGGCTGCGGCACCTGGGTGGGCAGTTCCTGCGCTGGCGGTTCCTGGCCCCGGCGCGTGGTCGCAGTCGCACCCGTACTCGCTCTCGGCCGCCCGCAACGGGCAGTGGCTACGGCTCACCGTCAAGGTGGTGGGCGGGCACAGCGCCGCCCTGCGGGGGCTGCGTCCGGGCACCCGGATCTGGGCGTCCCGCCCGGCCGGCGGCTTCACCGCGGCGCACCGGCGGCGCGACCGGGCCCTGCTGA
- a CDS encoding DUF1800 domain-containing protein, with protein sequence MSAIKKMGIDAWLRLQLDPEKIAPTKAELKLSELTTLKMSPAQLKANRDSLNSQGIKADKEYIDATIARQIWSERQLFEVMVDFWNDFLHVGPEFDNSDLVRGAFDRDVIRKHALGNYADMLVAGNRHPALLIYLNQTQSHKDEVNENLARENLELYSVGVDGGYKEADVRQAALLQTGRTINQDFEYVFQPSRHYVGHVKVLGFSSSNDSAEGGDQASEAYFRYLANHSSTARYVAQNLATRFVSDTPPKSLVDRLAKTYTANKTAIKPVLMTLFSSSEFWASVGQKVRRPMEYLAATYRTLGVGPDASPGYQASGGRGRSPPG encoded by the coding sequence TTGAGCGCCATCAAGAAGATGGGCATCGACGCCTGGCTGCGGCTGCAACTGGACCCCGAGAAGATCGCGCCGACCAAGGCCGAGCTGAAGCTCTCCGAGCTGACGACCCTGAAGATGAGCCCGGCGCAGCTCAAGGCCAACCGGGACAGCCTCAACTCCCAGGGCATCAAGGCCGACAAGGAGTACATCGACGCGACGATCGCCCGGCAGATCTGGTCGGAACGCCAGCTGTTCGAGGTGATGGTCGACTTCTGGAACGACTTCCTGCACGTCGGTCCCGAGTTCGACAACTCCGACCTGGTGCGCGGCGCCTTCGACCGGGACGTGATCCGCAAGCACGCGCTGGGCAACTACGCGGACATGCTGGTGGCCGGCAACCGGCACCCGGCGCTGCTGATCTACCTGAACCAGACCCAGTCGCACAAGGACGAGGTCAACGAGAACCTGGCCCGGGAGAACCTGGAGCTGTACTCGGTCGGCGTGGACGGCGGCTACAAGGAGGCCGACGTGCGCCAGGCCGCCCTGTTGCAGACCGGCCGGACCATCAACCAGGACTTCGAGTACGTCTTCCAGCCCAGCCGGCACTACGTCGGGCACGTGAAGGTCCTCGGCTTCTCCAGCTCGAACGACTCGGCCGAGGGCGGCGACCAGGCCAGCGAGGCGTACTTCCGGTACCTGGCCAACCACTCCTCGACCGCGCGGTACGTGGCGCAGAACCTGGCCACCCGGTTCGTCTCGGACACCCCGCCCAAGAGCCTGGTGGACCGGCTGGCCAAGACGTACACCGCCAACAAGACGGCGATCAAGCCGGTGCTGATGACGCTCTTCAGCTCCAGCGAGTTCTGGGCCTCGGTGGGCCAGAAGGTGCGCCGCCCGATGGAGTACCTGGCGGCCACCTACCGGACCCTCGGCGTCGGTCCGGACGCGTCGCCCGGCTACCAGGCCAGCGGCGGCCGGGGGCGTTCGCCACCGGGCTGA
- a CDS encoding DUF1501 domain-containing protein encodes MHQFPLHPDCPDLRRLAPNRTEAMLRAEAAAVEAENTAERDRFRALNDLEEAQQDGRGVTRRTFVTGAAATATVLATSQFVSTQASFAATKTGTLIHVFLYGGLDGLSLIAPANDPVLQKVRPDLLLGTDSPALDRGFMMTSAFAPLSGFLAKRQLGFVPAVSDPRLSRSHFQAQDACNLGGLPAETGGRGWLDALVDALGAGTAFRSVGIGSTLPRSLVGTNGAISLNSVESLTLRGDQRFTEATEKAIKGLFTDINHPVEESVRDGLNALGLAKQIAGKEYQPAEGVKYEGDVGRAFRELARLIKGGANVRVATIGTGGYDTHENQGPREGGQLHRRLNAVAQGMADFFTDLGDQAADVTVMVTSEFGRRVASNRGGTDHGHGGVVAVLSGQKLAGNVLGTWNGLDKLDSGDVPEYNNMFHVYGSVAQGRFGLTTAEVDKVFPRQKFSPVKIYA; translated from the coding sequence GTGCACCAGTTCCCCCTGCACCCCGACTGCCCGGACCTGCGGCGGTTGGCACCGAACCGGACCGAGGCGATGCTGCGTGCCGAGGCGGCGGCGGTCGAGGCCGAGAACACGGCCGAACGGGACCGCTTCCGGGCACTCAACGACCTGGAGGAGGCGCAGCAGGACGGGCGGGGGGTGACCCGGCGTACCTTCGTGACCGGCGCGGCCGCCACCGCCACGGTCCTGGCCACCAGCCAGTTCGTCAGCACGCAGGCGTCGTTCGCGGCCACCAAAACCGGCACGCTGATCCACGTGTTCCTGTACGGCGGCCTGGACGGGCTGAGCCTCATCGCGCCGGCCAACGACCCGGTGTTGCAGAAGGTCCGTCCGGACCTGCTGCTGGGCACCGACTCCCCGGCGCTGGACCGCGGCTTCATGATGACCAGCGCGTTCGCGCCGCTGTCCGGGTTCCTGGCCAAGCGCCAGCTCGGGTTCGTCCCCGCGGTCTCCGATCCCCGGCTGTCGCGCAGCCACTTCCAGGCGCAGGACGCGTGCAACCTGGGCGGGCTGCCGGCCGAGACCGGCGGCCGGGGCTGGTTGGACGCCCTGGTCGACGCCCTCGGCGCGGGCACCGCGTTCCGCAGCGTCGGCATCGGCAGCACCCTGCCGCGGTCGCTGGTGGGCACCAACGGCGCGATCTCGCTGAACAGCGTCGAGTCGTTGACCCTGCGCGGCGACCAGCGGTTCACCGAGGCCACCGAGAAGGCGATCAAGGGCCTGTTCACCGACATCAACCACCCGGTGGAGGAGTCGGTCCGGGACGGGCTGAACGCGCTGGGTCTGGCCAAGCAGATCGCCGGCAAGGAGTACCAGCCGGCCGAGGGGGTCAAGTACGAGGGCGACGTCGGCCGGGCGTTCCGCGAGCTGGCCCGGCTGATCAAGGGCGGCGCCAACGTCCGGGTGGCCACGATCGGCACCGGCGGCTACGACACCCACGAGAACCAGGGGCCGCGCGAGGGTGGCCAGCTGCACCGCCGGCTCAACGCGGTGGCGCAGGGCATGGCCGACTTCTTCACCGACCTGGGCGACCAGGCGGCGGACGTCACGGTGATGGTGACCAGCGAGTTCGGCCGCCGGGTCGCCTCCAACCGGGGCGGGACCGACCACGGCCACGGCGGTGTGGTGGCGGTGCTGTCCGGCCAGAAGCTGGCCGGCAACGTGCTCGGCACCTGGAACGGTCTGGACAAACTGGACAGTGGTGACGTGCCGGAGTACAACAACATGTTCCACGTCTACGGCTCGGTGGCGCAGGGCCGGTTCGGCCTCACCACGGCGGAGGTCGACAAGGTCTTCCCGCGGCAGAAGTTCAGCCCGGTGAAGATCTACGCGTGA
- a CDS encoding DUF1800 family protein codes for MAELGQFPTGMPTPNGYPDVFVAWTSAGTMINGWNEAATLIGGGRPEFSYTKADKLVGSSVPATAGAYVDALAKRLVHQTLSTGQKALILGIPGVSATAKVDAKFLAAVPAMARALLASPQHHLR; via the coding sequence ATGGCCGAGCTGGGTCAGTTCCCGACCGGCATGCCGACCCCGAACGGCTACCCCGACGTCTTCGTCGCCTGGACCAGCGCCGGCACGATGATCAACGGCTGGAACGAGGCAGCCACGCTGATCGGCGGCGGCCGTCCCGAGTTCTCGTACACCAAGGCCGACAAGCTGGTCGGTTCCAGTGTGCCGGCGACCGCCGGGGCGTACGTCGACGCGCTGGCCAAACGGCTGGTGCACCAGACGCTCAGCACCGGGCAGAAGGCGCTGATCCTCGGGATTCCGGGCGTCTCGGCGACCGCCAAGGTGGACGCGAAGTTCCTCGCGGCGGTCCCGGCCATGGCGCGGGCGCTGCTCGCTTCCCCCCAGCACCACCTCCGGTGA